A DNA window from Caulobacter mirabilis contains the following coding sequences:
- the nagZ gene encoding beta-N-acetylhexosaminidase: protein MTRLAAILGCQGTTLSKEEIAFFRDVRPWGFIVFKRNIESPDQLRALTTALRETIDDDRAPILIDQEGGRVQRMGPPHWPKYPPGRAYGTLPTNDPLVRREVARLGARLIAHDLVSVGINVDCAPVLDVPAPDGHEIIGDRAYGQSVAEVATLGRAMAEGFIAGGVLPVFKHCPGHGRALSDSHLELPVVETPYEELDARDFAPFKVLSDMPMAMSAHVVYTAIDAQRPGTASKTVIRQVIREAIGFDGLLMTDDLSMKALKGGFKARAKAALAAGCDMILHCNGDMGEMKAVVDGCKPLKGQAKRRAQAAMARLSRVPEPFDVAEARARFDAAFEGRYATA from the coding sequence CTCCAAGGAAGAGATCGCCTTCTTCCGGGATGTGCGGCCGTGGGGCTTCATCGTCTTCAAGCGCAACATCGAGTCCCCGGACCAGCTTCGGGCCCTGACCACGGCGCTGCGCGAGACGATCGACGATGACCGCGCGCCCATCCTGATCGACCAGGAGGGCGGGCGCGTGCAGCGCATGGGGCCGCCGCATTGGCCGAAGTATCCGCCGGGCCGGGCGTACGGGACCCTGCCGACCAATGATCCGCTGGTCCGGCGCGAGGTCGCCCGGCTGGGCGCCCGCCTGATCGCCCATGACCTGGTCTCGGTCGGGATCAACGTCGACTGCGCCCCGGTGCTGGACGTCCCGGCCCCCGACGGCCACGAGATCATCGGCGACCGCGCCTACGGCCAGTCCGTGGCGGAGGTGGCCACGCTCGGCCGCGCCATGGCGGAAGGCTTCATCGCTGGCGGCGTGCTGCCGGTGTTCAAGCACTGCCCGGGCCATGGCCGCGCGCTGTCGGACAGCCACCTGGAGCTGCCGGTCGTCGAGACGCCCTACGAAGAGCTCGACGCCCGCGACTTCGCGCCGTTCAAGGTGCTGTCCGACATGCCGATGGCGATGAGCGCCCACGTTGTCTACACGGCGATCGACGCCCAGCGCCCCGGCACCGCCTCCAAGACCGTCATCCGGCAGGTGATCCGCGAGGCGATCGGCTTCGACGGCCTGCTGATGACCGACGACCTGTCGATGAAGGCGCTGAAGGGCGGCTTCAAGGCCCGCGCCAAGGCGGCGTTGGCCGCCGGCTGCGACATGATCCTGCACTGCAATGGCGACATGGGAGAGATGAAGGCCGTCGTCGATGGCTGCAAGCCATTGAAAGGGCAGGCGAAGCGCCGCGCCCAAGCGGCGATGGCGCGGCTGTCCCGGGTTCCGGAGCCGTTCGACGTCGCCGAAGCCCGGGCCCGGTTCGACGCCGCCTTCGAGGGACGCTACGCCACGGCATGA
- a CDS encoding segregation and condensation protein A, producing MSDASFQPNLDFQAASNAAEDGDALIVDIDGYEGPLHVLLALARSQKVDLLQLSVTKLADQYLSFVKRARSLRFSLAADYLVMAAWLAYLKSRLLLPRTERPKADEAPAEEMAAQLAFRLAKLDAMRRAVEALRDRPQLKRDVFVRGDPEAVKILSSNRIEGDLYQLMSAYISQRKKEQDRSYRPYIPVAYGLEDARDRLRGMLHELAVWTPLDGVAPHAHDPDGPSPASYVASTLAAGLELVKEGEMEVRQLEAFTELYMRKRKSRPADEGAIL from the coding sequence ATGAGCGACGCCTCCTTCCAGCCCAACCTCGACTTCCAGGCGGCCAGCAACGCCGCCGAGGACGGGGATGCGCTGATCGTCGACATCGACGGCTACGAGGGCCCGCTCCACGTCCTGCTCGCCCTGGCCCGCAGCCAGAAGGTCGACCTGCTGCAGCTGTCGGTCACCAAGCTGGCCGACCAGTACCTGTCGTTCGTGAAGCGGGCGCGCAGCCTGCGGTTTTCGCTGGCCGCCGACTATCTGGTGATGGCGGCCTGGCTGGCCTACCTGAAGTCGCGCCTGCTGCTGCCGCGCACCGAGCGACCCAAGGCCGACGAGGCGCCGGCCGAGGAGATGGCCGCCCAGCTCGCCTTCCGTCTGGCCAAGCTCGACGCCATGCGCCGCGCCGTGGAGGCCCTGCGCGATCGCCCGCAACTGAAGCGCGACGTCTTCGTGCGCGGCGATCCGGAGGCGGTGAAGATCCTGTCCTCGAACCGCATCGAGGGCGACCTGTACCAGCTGATGAGCGCCTACATCAGCCAGCGGAAGAAGGAACAGGACCGCAGTTATCGGCCCTATATTCCGGTGGCCTACGGCCTGGAGGACGCGCGCGACCGACTTCGCGGCATGCTGCACGAGCTGGCCGTCTGGACTCCGCTGGACGGGGTCGCGCCGCACGCCCACGACCCCGACGGCCCGAGCCCGGCCAGCTATGTCGCCTCGACGCTCGCGGCGGGACTGGAGCTGGTCAAGGAAGGCGAGATGGAGGTCCGCCAGCTGGAAGCCTTCACCGAGCTCTACATGCGCAAGCGCAAGTCGCGGCCCGCCGACGAAGGAGCGATCCTGTGA
- the scpB gene encoding SMC-Scp complex subunit ScpB, with protein sequence MSEPTLIERAIEALLFAAAEPLSVEDLARRLPEGADVPWGLEALRQRSQGRGVELVQVAGRWRFQTAQDLAYLMTEEREEPRRLSKAAQETLAIIAYHQPVTRAEIEAVRGVQASKGTLDVLLELGLVRMRGRRRTPGRPVTYGTTDLFLEHYGLPSLGDLPGMAEMKAAGLLGLDLPPGFEVPDPSRPPLEEEDVLDFESAADDSPEFVQDYVGEEEER encoded by the coding sequence GTGAGCGAACCGACCCTGATCGAGCGGGCCATCGAGGCGCTGCTGTTCGCGGCCGCCGAACCGCTCTCCGTCGAGGACCTGGCCCGGCGTCTGCCGGAGGGCGCCGACGTCCCCTGGGGGCTGGAGGCGCTGCGCCAGCGCAGCCAGGGCAGGGGCGTGGAGCTGGTCCAGGTCGCCGGCCGCTGGCGGTTCCAGACGGCGCAGGACCTGGCCTATCTGATGACCGAGGAACGCGAGGAGCCGCGCCGCCTGTCCAAGGCCGCCCAGGAGACCCTGGCCATCATCGCCTATCACCAGCCGGTGACCCGGGCCGAGATCGAGGCCGTGCGCGGGGTCCAGGCCAGCAAGGGCACGCTGGACGTGCTGCTGGAGCTGGGCCTGGTGCGGATGCGGGGGCGCCGGCGCACGCCGGGGCGGCCGGTCACCTACGGCACCACCGACCTGTTCCTGGAGCACTACGGCCTGCCGTCGCTGGGCGACCTGCCGGGTATGGCCGAGATGAAGGCCGCCGGCCTGCTCGGCCTCGACCTGCCGCCGGGCTTCGAGGTGCCTGACCCGTCGCGTCCGCCGCTGGAGGAAGAGGACGTGCTCGACTTCGAGAGCGCCGCCGACGATTCGCCGGAGTTCGTGCAGGACTACGTCGGGGAAGAAGAAGAGCGGTAG
- the tatA gene encoding twin-arginine translocase TatA/TatE family subunit: MGGMSWIHWLIVIAVVALLFGGRGKLSGLMGDAAKGIKAFRDGLKTEDKVDETPAQPLPRTESEKDKIVS; the protein is encoded by the coding sequence ATGGGTGGAATGAGTTGGATTCACTGGCTGATCGTGATCGCGGTCGTGGCGCTGCTGTTCGGCGGCCGCGGCAAGCTGTCCGGTCTGATGGGTGACGCCGCCAAGGGCATCAAGGCCTTCCGCGACGGCCTGAAGACCGAGGACAAGGTCGACGAGACCCCGGCCCAGCCGCTGCCCCGCACCGAGTCCGAGAAGGACAAAATCGTCAGCTGA
- the tatB gene encoding Sec-independent protein translocase protein TatB — protein MLPEIGATELLVIAAVALIVVGPKDLPLLLRKLGQFVAKMRGMANEFRASFDEMARQSELDELRREVQALRSGQFMDPVHQAAEDARDVGVDQVFADIDAGLKGGDVQLHPPMSYQIDAPAEPAPVAETPKRKRAPAKPKAAAEAAPAKKAPARKASPKKTETETVSKPRAARKKPTGIVS, from the coding sequence ATGCTACCCGAAATCGGCGCCACAGAACTCCTGGTCATCGCGGCGGTCGCCCTGATCGTCGTTGGTCCCAAGGACCTGCCTCTCCTGCTGCGCAAGCTCGGCCAGTTCGTGGCCAAGATGCGCGGCATGGCCAACGAGTTCCGCGCCAGCTTCGACGAGATGGCGCGCCAGTCCGAGCTGGACGAGCTGCGGCGCGAGGTCCAGGCCCTGCGCAGCGGCCAGTTCATGGATCCGGTGCACCAGGCGGCCGAGGATGCGCGCGACGTCGGCGTCGACCAGGTCTTCGCCGATATCGACGCGGGACTGAAGGGCGGCGACGTCCAGCTGCATCCGCCGATGAGCTACCAGATCGACGCGCCGGCCGAGCCCGCGCCGGTCGCCGAAACGCCGAAGCGCAAGCGGGCGCCCGCCAAGCCGAAGGCGGCGGCTGAGGCCGCCCCCGCGAAGAAGGCTCCGGCCAGGAAGGCCTCGCCCAAGAAGACCGAGACCGAAACCGTCTCCAAACCGCGGGCCGCCCGCAAGAAGCCGACCGGAATCGTCTCGTGA
- the tatC gene encoding twin-arginine translocase subunit TatC translates to MSDDNLSPDEADIEASRAPLLDHLIELRKRLIICVIALVIGFGVCFGFADHIYTFLLQPFVKAGGLIAAQKAGIKHGPFDLLQVMIGLKEAPKMDAQTVKMIFTAPLEFFFTKLKMAGFGAVIVTFPVLAWQVYGFVAPGLYKRERKAFLPFLVASPVLFLMGAAMVYFIMLPFVMWFSLSQEVTTATVSVALVPKVSDYLTLVTTLLLAFGLCFQLPVVLSLLGLAGIVTSKMLREIRRYAIVAVFVVAALFTPPDPISQLMLAIPICLLYEVSIWCVWLMERRRAREDAAAESTDIVAT, encoded by the coding sequence GTGAGCGACGACAACCTGAGCCCCGACGAAGCCGACATCGAGGCGTCGCGCGCACCGCTGCTGGATCACCTGATCGAGCTGCGCAAGCGGCTGATCATCTGCGTGATCGCGCTGGTGATCGGCTTCGGCGTCTGTTTCGGCTTCGCCGACCACATCTACACCTTCCTGCTGCAGCCGTTCGTGAAGGCCGGCGGCCTGATCGCGGCGCAGAAGGCCGGCATCAAGCACGGTCCGTTCGACCTGCTGCAGGTGATGATCGGCCTGAAGGAAGCGCCGAAGATGGACGCCCAGACGGTGAAGATGATCTTCACCGCGCCGCTGGAGTTCTTCTTCACCAAGCTGAAGATGGCCGGCTTCGGCGCGGTGATCGTGACCTTCCCGGTGCTGGCCTGGCAGGTGTACGGCTTCGTCGCCCCGGGCCTCTACAAGCGCGAGCGGAAGGCCTTCCTGCCGTTCCTGGTCGCCTCGCCGGTGCTGTTCCTGATGGGGGCGGCGATGGTCTACTTCATCATGCTGCCGTTCGTGATGTGGTTCTCGCTGAGCCAGGAAGTCACGACCGCCACGGTCAGCGTCGCCCTGGTGCCCAAGGTGTCGGACTACCTGACCCTGGTGACCACGCTGCTGCTGGCTTTCGGGCTCTGTTTCCAGCTGCCGGTGGTGCTGTCGCTGCTCGGCCTGGCCGGGATCGTGACCAGCAAGATGCTGCGCGAGATTCGCCGCTACGCCATCGTCGCGGTGTTCGTGGTGGCCGCGCTGTTCACCCCGCCCGACCCGATCAGCCAGCTGATGCTCGCGATCCCGATCTGCCTGCTCTACGAGGTCTCGATCTGGTGCGTGTGGCTGATGGAGCGCCGCCGCGCCCGCGAAGACGCCGCCGCTGAAAGCACGGACATCGTCGCGACCTAG
- a CDS encoding DUF4062 domain-containing protein, giving the protein MKRKLQVFISSTYSDLLVERQAAVLAVLKAGHIPAGMELFTAGDKSQLDTIKRWIDESDVYMLILGGRYGSIEPSSSLSYTELEYDYAVSEGKPLFSVVINDQALEDRIKSEGSKVMEGENPSKLKEFRTKVLSNISSFFSDEKDIKLAVHESLSDFAAKADLSGWVSRSEIPNVKALTEEIEKLREENRILKESPTEKRIESTKEKPSDKVQETINILHDQKITVPANVMATGEDWETTALHFFVSNRENLINGATNSINSSDAETFMYGKIAPKLIVHGVMENEKVPGARYRRSSVTKFGQSVLAELDRRGLKKKTTKPA; this is encoded by the coding sequence ATGAAACGAAAGCTGCAAGTCTTTATCTCCAGCACCTACTCAGACCTCTTAGTCGAAAGACAAGCTGCAGTTCTGGCGGTCCTCAAGGCGGGGCACATACCCGCAGGAATGGAGCTTTTTACCGCTGGCGACAAATCCCAGCTGGATACAATCAAAAGATGGATAGATGAGTCCGACGTATACATGCTCATTCTGGGTGGAAGGTACGGCTCCATAGAACCCAGTAGCAGTCTTAGCTATACAGAGCTTGAATATGACTATGCAGTGTCGGAGGGAAAACCCCTATTTTCCGTAGTTATAAACGACCAAGCGCTTGAGGATCGCATAAAATCCGAAGGGTCAAAGGTTATGGAGGGTGAAAACCCTTCAAAATTGAAAGAATTCAGAACAAAAGTTCTATCAAATATATCGTCTTTCTTCTCAGACGAGAAAGACATCAAACTTGCCGTACACGAAAGCTTGTCCGATTTCGCCGCGAAAGCCGACCTATCTGGATGGGTTTCTCGTTCCGAAATTCCCAACGTAAAGGCACTAACGGAAGAAATAGAGAAGCTACGAGAAGAGAATAGAATTCTAAAGGAAAGCCCCACGGAAAAAAGAATTGAAAGCACCAAAGAGAAACCATCGGACAAGGTCCAAGAAACCATAAACATTCTTCACGATCAGAAAATAACAGTTCCTGCAAATGTCATGGCGACAGGGGAAGATTGGGAAACTACCGCCCTTCATTTCTTTGTTTCGAATAGAGAAAATCTCATAAACGGCGCCACCAACTCCATAAACAGCTCCGACGCTGAGACGTTCATGTATGGAAAAATAGCACCGAAACTGATCGTTCACGGCGTGATGGAGAACGAGAAAGTGCCAGGGGCTCGCTATCGGCGAAGCTCAGTCACAAAATTTGGCCAGTCTGTACTCGCGGAACTCGACCGCCGCGGCCTTAAGAAGAAAACGACCAAGCCCGCCTAG
- the serS gene encoding serine--tRNA ligase: protein MHDIKAIRENPAVYDAGWESRGLSSPTARILDLDQALRAAQTAVQSAQSRRNEASKQIGAAKAQKDEAKAAALMAEVEGLKAEMAAQAEIEATVGAELRDLLASLPNIPDPQVPAGADETGNVEQRRHGDPRRLNNPRDHVDIGAGLGGMDFEAAARMSGSRFVVLKKGVARLERALGQYMLDLQTTEHGYTEVNPPVLVREHAMFGTGQLPKFEDDLFSTYRRKSSSEVTTEIAAGTNALLAGASDKLYLVPTAEVSLTNLVREQITDEAELPLRLTALTNCFRSEAGSAGRDTRGMIRQHQFQKVELVAITTPEQSAAEHDHMVASAEEVLKRLGLSFRTMLLCTGDMGFSARKTYDLEVWLPSQNTYREISSVSNCGDFQARRMDARGQKRGEKGTRFLHTLNGSGLAVGRTLVAVLENYQDEGGRVAIPDVLVPYMGGVTHLEPEA, encoded by the coding sequence ATGCACGACATCAAGGCCATCCGAGAGAACCCCGCCGTCTATGACGCTGGCTGGGAGTCCCGGGGCCTGTCGTCTCCGACGGCGCGGATCCTCGACCTCGACCAGGCCCTGCGCGCCGCCCAGACGGCGGTGCAGTCGGCCCAGTCGCGCCGCAACGAGGCCAGCAAGCAGATCGGCGCCGCCAAGGCCCAGAAGGACGAGGCCAAGGCGGCCGCCCTGATGGCCGAGGTCGAGGGGCTGAAGGCCGAGATGGCCGCCCAGGCCGAGATCGAGGCCACGGTGGGGGCGGAGCTCCGCGACCTGCTCGCCAGCCTGCCGAACATCCCCGACCCGCAGGTTCCGGCCGGCGCGGACGAGACCGGCAACGTCGAGCAGCGCCGCCACGGCGACCCGCGCCGTCTGAACAACCCGCGCGACCACGTCGACATCGGCGCCGGCCTGGGCGGCATGGACTTCGAGGCCGCCGCCCGGATGAGCGGCTCGCGGTTCGTGGTGCTGAAGAAGGGCGTCGCCCGGCTGGAGCGCGCGCTCGGCCAGTACATGCTCGACCTGCAGACCACCGAGCACGGCTACACCGAGGTGAACCCGCCGGTGCTCGTTCGCGAGCATGCGATGTTCGGAACCGGTCAACTTCCCAAGTTCGAAGACGATCTTTTTTCGACCTATCGAAGGAAGAGTTCGAGCGAGGTGACGACAGAGATCGCCGCCGGAACTAATGCTCTTTTGGCTGGCGCTTCAGACAAGCTCTACCTGGTCCCCACCGCGGAAGTGTCCCTGACCAACCTCGTCCGCGAGCAGATCACCGACGAGGCCGAGCTGCCGCTGCGGCTGACCGCCCTGACCAACTGCTTCCGCTCGGAAGCCGGGTCGGCCGGGCGCGACACCCGCGGCATGATCCGCCAGCACCAGTTCCAGAAGGTCGAGCTGGTGGCGATCACCACGCCCGAGCAGTCGGCCGCCGAGCACGACCATATGGTCGCCAGCGCCGAGGAGGTGCTCAAGCGCCTGGGCCTCTCGTTCCGCACCATGCTGCTGTGCACCGGCGACATGGGCTTCTCGGCCCGCAAGACCTACGACCTCGAGGTCTGGCTGCCGTCGCAGAACACCTACCGCGAGATCAGCTCGGTCTCGAACTGCGGCGACTTCCAGGCCCGGCGCATGGACGCCCGCGGCCAGAAGCGGGGCGAGAAGGGCACGCGCTTCCTGCACACCCTGAACGGCTCCGGCCTGGCCGTCGGCCGCACCCTGGTGGCGGTGCTCGAGAACTACCAGGACGAGGGCGGCCGGGTGGCCATCCCCGACGTGCTGGTCCCCTACATGGGCGGCGTCACCCACCTGGAACCCGAAGCGTGA
- the surE gene encoding 5'/3'-nucleotidase SurE, with protein sequence MRILLTNDDGIHAEGLETLERIARALTDDVWIAAPEYEQSGAGRALTLSDPLRVRKVRDRTWAVEGTPTDCVMMGVRELVEGAKPDLVLSGVNRGQNLAEDVTMSGTVAGAIEGMALGIPSIALSQAMTYFHDEVTAHWETAEAFGPGIVRRLLEVGWPEDVIMNVNFPALPPEQVTEVEVTRQGFRDNHMRTFEKRTDLRGRNYYWMGFTGKLSQPADGTDLRAIYDGRISVSPLHIDLTHMPTVNNLKGVLGGAPPKA encoded by the coding sequence ATGAGAATTCTCCTCACCAACGACGACGGCATCCACGCCGAGGGGCTGGAGACGCTGGAACGGATCGCCAGGGCCCTGACCGACGACGTCTGGATCGCCGCGCCCGAGTACGAGCAGTCCGGCGCCGGCCGCGCCCTGACCCTGTCCGACCCGCTGCGGGTGCGGAAGGTCCGCGACCGCACCTGGGCCGTGGAAGGCACGCCGACGGACTGCGTGATGATGGGCGTGCGCGAGCTGGTCGAGGGGGCCAAGCCCGATCTGGTCCTGTCGGGCGTCAACCGCGGCCAGAACCTGGCCGAGGACGTGACCATGTCCGGCACGGTCGCCGGCGCCATCGAGGGCATGGCCCTGGGCATCCCGTCGATCGCCCTGTCGCAGGCGATGACCTATTTCCACGACGAGGTGACGGCCCATTGGGAGACCGCCGAGGCGTTCGGCCCGGGCATCGTCCGCCGCCTGCTGGAGGTGGGCTGGCCGGAAGACGTGATCATGAACGTCAACTTCCCGGCGCTGCCGCCGGAGCAGGTGACGGAGGTCGAGGTGACCCGCCAGGGCTTCCGCGACAACCACATGCGGACCTTCGAGAAGCGCACCGACCTGCGCGGCCGCAACTACTACTGGATGGGCTTCACCGGTAAGCTGTCGCAGCCGGCCGACGGCACCGACCTGCGGGCGATCTACGACGGCAGGATCTCGGTCTCGCCGCTGCATATCGACCTGACCCACATGCCGACGGTCAACAATCTGAAGGGGGTGCTCGGCGGCGCCCCGCCCAAGGCCTGA
- a CDS encoding protein-L-isoaspartate(D-aspartate) O-methyltransferase, giving the protein MSEEPDTPQTRMARLILALRSQGVTDPRVLDAIEKTPRELFTPDLFKERAFEDSALPIACGQTISQPFIVGLMTQALTIEPRARVLEIGTGSGYQAAVLSKMARLVYTVERYRTLMQEAESRFKALGLTNIITKFGDGGEGWAEQAPFDRIMVTAAAPEEPKKLLAQLKPNGVLVAPIGKGPVQSLRRYAGDGQGGFKVELLGDVRFVPLLDGVAREL; this is encoded by the coding sequence ATGAGCGAAGAGCCGGACACGCCCCAGACGCGCATGGCGCGCCTCATCCTCGCCCTGAGGTCCCAGGGCGTGACCGACCCGCGCGTCCTGGACGCGATCGAGAAGACGCCGCGCGAGCTGTTCACGCCGGACCTGTTCAAGGAGCGGGCGTTCGAGGATTCGGCCCTGCCGATCGCCTGCGGCCAGACCATCAGCCAGCCTTTCATCGTCGGGCTGATGACCCAGGCCCTGACCATCGAGCCGCGGGCGCGGGTGCTGGAGATCGGCACCGGCAGCGGCTACCAGGCCGCCGTGCTCTCGAAGATGGCCCGGCTGGTCTACACGGTCGAGCGCTACCGCACGCTGATGCAGGAGGCCGAGAGCCGCTTCAAGGCGCTGGGCCTGACCAACATCATCACCAAGTTCGGCGACGGCGGCGAAGGCTGGGCCGAGCAGGCGCCGTTCGACCGGATCATGGTCACGGCCGCCGCGCCCGAGGAGCCCAAGAAGCTGCTCGCCCAGCTGAAGCCCAACGGGGTGCTGGTCGCCCCGATCGGCAAGGGGCCGGTGCAGAGCCTGCGCCGCTACGCCGGGGACGGGCAGGGCGGCTTCAAGGTCGAACTGCTCGGCGATGTGCGCTTCGTGCCGCTGCTCGACGGGGTCGCCCGCGAGCTCTAG